In Fusarium oxysporum Fo47 chromosome XI, complete sequence, the following are encoded in one genomic region:
- a CDS encoding major facilitator superfamily domain-containing protein: MSKEVPNWPVDGGHRAWLSTFGAWWAMFITFGWVNSLGVFQSYYEQTLLPDYSTSSIAWIASVQQCLTYSMGIFLGKVFDNYGPRWLLVVGGLAQVFGLMMTSISTEYYQVFLSQAICSALGASAVMYGTVGALATWWKSRRATAYGIAVSGSSIGGVIFPIMVNRLIPRVGFGWTMRIVAFIILLGAIFSMATIRSNRAHVPTAFNIRSYITPFKDVRFALLCLALTLFGFGLFLPFNFIPLEGQSIGMSWDLSIYSIVILNAVSVFGRILPGFIADKFGRFNMMVICTSMSAILTLAVWLPGKSNAALLCYSAFFGFFSGCYISLTPALVVEVSPPSHIGHRTGILYFCISIGVLAGSPIAGALVEAKDGDYTYLKVFSGMTMLGGAISIAVLCLYIKHLEKKKKVKSQEQEE, translated from the coding sequence ATGTCAAAAGAAGTACCAAACTGGCCAGTCGACGGCGGCCATCGGGCCTGGCTCTCGACCTTTGGAGCCTGGTGGGCTATGTTCATTACCTTTGGCTGGGTCAATTCCCTTGGCGTCTTCCAATCATACTACGAACAAACCCTGCTTCCAGACTATTCCACCTCGTCCATCGCATGGATCGCATCAGTCCAACAATGTCTTACATACAGCATGGGTATCTTTCTCGGCAAAGTGTTTGACAACTACGGTCCACGATGGCTTCTCGTCGTTGGAGGTCTCGCGCAGGTGTTTGGTCTCATGATGACGTCTATATCTACAGAGTATTACCAAGTCTTTCTGTCACAGGCTATTTGCAGTGCCCTTGGTGCCAGTGCTGTTATGTACGGCACCGTTGGGGCGCTGGCGACCTGGTGGAAAAGTCGAAGGGCTACAGCGTATGGAATCGCCGTCTCGGGTTCATCAATCGGTGGCGTCATTTTCCCGATCATGGTGAATCGCCTTATACCTCGCGTTGGATTCGGTTGGACTATGCGAATTGTCGCATTCATCATTCTGCTTGGAGCTATTTTCTCAATGGCGACAATTCGATCGAACAGAGCCCATGTACCAACAGCATTCAACATCCGGAGCTACATCACCCCGTTCAAGGACGTGAGATTCGCTCTTCTCTGCTTAGCCTTGACCCTTTTCGGCTTCGGATTGTTCCTCCCATTTAACTTTATTCCTCTGGAAGGACAGTCAATCGGAATGTCGTGGGACTTATCTATCTACTCAATCGTCATTCTCAACGCCGTTAGCGTCTTTGGTCGTATTCTGCCAGGCTTCATCGCCGACAAGTTCGGGCGTTTCAACATGATGGTGATCTGCACAAGCATGTCAGCTATCCTGACTCTGGCTGTTTGGCTTCCCGGCAAGTCGAATGCAGCATTGCTCTGTTACTCGGcattctttggcttcttttcCGGCTGCTACATCTCGTTGACTCCGGCTCTTGTCGTTGAGGTCTCACCACCTTCCCATATTGGCCATCGAACTGGCATCCTCTATTTCTGTATCTCTATCGGTGTTCTTGCTGGTAGTCCCATTGCGGGTGCACTTGTGGAGGCTAAAGATGGTGATTATACGTACCTCAAAGTGTTCTCTGGTATGACCATGTTAGGTGGAGCTATATCAATTGCCGTTCTTTGCCTCTACATCAAGCAccttgaaaagaagaaaaaggtgAAATcgcaggagcaggaggagtAA